The Vicinamibacteria bacterium genome segment TCGCCTTCGTCGAGTTGGCCCAACCGGTATTGGCGCGAGCACTCGAGCCATTTCCCGTGCCGGTTAGGACTCTGGATGCGCTTCACCTTGCTTCGTTGGATTTCTTGCGACGTCAAAAGCAAGACGTCGAGCTTGCGACGTATGACAAGCGCATGCAGCATGCCGCTGAGAGAATCGGTGTCCCGATCTTCGATCTGACGTAAGCCCAATGGGCTCTTCGAACGATGTGCCTGCGGGTTGATCCGCCGCACCGTCACATTCTCGTGGCCAGCTCGTCGAAATATAC includes the following:
- a CDS encoding PIN domain-containing protein, with amino-acid sequence MIYVDTSVVLAHLLGEGHATPPSMWAQLLISSRLLEYEAWTRIHAMDLSGSHAEPLRLLLGRLAFVELAQPVLARALEPFPVPVRTLDALHLASLDFLRRQKQDVELATYDKRMQHAAERIGVPIFDLT